Proteins co-encoded in one Spirosoma endbachense genomic window:
- a CDS encoding Crp/Fnr family transcriptional regulator, whose amino-acid sequence MFDVFQQYISSQASLTDQEFDLIQSVSTLKKLRKRQFLLQEGDPWQNNAFVCKGCVRTYRIDSKGLEHILNFAIEGWWTGDREALLTGNPAKSTIDALEESVILLIKKENFEMLCHKIQAFNELVNTILERSFVASQNRIHANISFTAEEKYVNFIKTYPTIYNRVPQHMIASFLGLTPEMLSRVRSKAARK is encoded by the coding sequence ATGTTCGACGTTTTTCAACAATACATAAGTAGCCAGGCAAGCCTTACTGACCAGGAGTTTGACCTGATTCAATCGGTAAGTACGCTCAAAAAACTGCGCAAAAGACAATTTCTACTACAGGAAGGCGATCCATGGCAAAACAATGCGTTTGTATGCAAAGGCTGTGTACGAACGTATCGGATTGATAGTAAGGGCCTGGAGCATATCCTGAATTTTGCAATCGAAGGTTGGTGGACTGGGGATCGTGAAGCGCTACTTACCGGAAATCCGGCAAAATCAACGATCGATGCGCTGGAAGAATCAGTTATCCTGCTCATTAAGAAGGAGAATTTCGAGATGCTTTGCCACAAAATTCAAGCCTTCAATGAGCTGGTGAACACGATTCTGGAGAGAAGCTTTGTCGCTTCCCAGAATCGAATCCACGCTAATATCAGCTTCACGGCCGAAGAAAAATACGTCAACTTTATCAAGACGTATCCAACCATTTATAATCGTGTTCCCCAGCACATGATCGCTTCATTTCTTGGCCTCACGCCCGAAATGCTGAGTCGGGTCAGGAGTAAAGCCGCCCGAAAATAA
- a CDS encoding SDR family oxidoreductase produces MKKTILITGTSTGFGKLTAITLSKAGHTVIAAMRGTTGKNEAVAKELSTLLNIDVIDLDVTSDDSVNQAIQQTLAKHGRIDVLVNNAGVSGFGITEGYSIDQVKSMFDVNFYGVLRTYKAVLPAMRAAKNGLIINLTTGASGFALPFMVPYMASKFAVETIAEGIQSELKPYGIENVTIPSGVYPTEMVNGTKAGLNADLGDIVATYGENATEPFNQMGSALFGKMAEYKMNPQTIADGILALVEMEKGTRPLRYPLDAVAQGADREFIQARADIKARWAKNYGFNL; encoded by the coding sequence ATGAAAAAGACAATCTTAATAACAGGCACAAGTACTGGTTTTGGTAAACTGACAGCCATTACGCTGTCGAAAGCCGGACATACCGTAATTGCTGCCATGCGCGGCACAACCGGTAAAAACGAAGCAGTCGCTAAAGAGCTATCCACCCTACTCAATATAGATGTTATTGACCTGGATGTGACCAGCGATGACTCCGTAAACCAGGCTATTCAACAAACTCTGGCCAAACATGGCCGCATTGATGTATTGGTAAACAATGCAGGTGTGAGCGGTTTTGGTATTACCGAAGGGTATTCGATCGATCAGGTTAAAAGTATGTTTGACGTAAACTTTTACGGTGTATTACGTACGTACAAAGCGGTTTTACCAGCTATGCGTGCCGCAAAAAACGGCCTGATTATCAACCTGACAACAGGAGCCAGCGGATTTGCGCTTCCGTTTATGGTACCGTATATGGCATCTAAGTTTGCGGTCGAAACGATTGCCGAAGGTATACAGTCAGAGCTGAAACCGTATGGCATTGAAAACGTAACGATACCAAGTGGCGTATATCCGACTGAGATGGTTAACGGCACCAAAGCCGGGTTGAATGCCGATTTAGGGGACATTGTAGCAACCTACGGTGAAAACGCCACTGAGCCATTCAACCAGATGGGGAGTGCATTATTCGGCAAAATGGCTGAGTATAAGATGAATCCGCAAACCATTGCCGACGGCATACTGGCACTGGTAGAGATGGAAAAAGGGACTCGACCACTGCGTTATCCACTGGATGCCGTTGCGCAGGGTGCCGACAGGGAGTTTATCCAGGCAAGAGCTGATATAAAAGCCAGATGGGCTAAAAACTATGGTTTCAACTTGTAA
- the lptC gene encoding LPS export ABC transporter periplasmic protein LptC, which translates to MNNAEGRIKTEEGSRVQQGCRQLRTALYSSAIILYSSFLLVACGEPKQAKKVEPYNGPIEEINDVRLLYSEAAMLKVKLTTAKQYRYVNDNRTYPKPVNIVFYGPKGEEVTTLQSDSGRYDKAKDLYTVMGHVVVINKQKQEKLLTPELNWNPITKKVYTDKHVEIISQLSGEKLYGLGLDANQDFSQYSIRKPTGVFNVEGGPGL; encoded by the coding sequence ATGAATAATGCTGAAGGTAGAATAAAGACTGAGGAAGGAAGTCGTGTACAGCAGGGCTGTAGGCAACTGAGAACGGCTTTATATTCATCAGCCATCATTCTTTATTCTTCGTTCCTTTTGGTGGCTTGTGGTGAACCAAAACAGGCTAAAAAAGTAGAGCCCTATAATGGGCCGATTGAGGAGATCAATGATGTTCGGTTGCTGTATAGCGAAGCAGCTATGCTGAAAGTGAAGCTTACTACAGCTAAACAGTACCGTTACGTCAATGATAATCGTACGTATCCCAAACCAGTCAACATCGTTTTCTACGGACCCAAGGGGGAAGAGGTAACTACCTTACAATCAGACTCAGGCCGATATGATAAGGCCAAAGATCTCTACACGGTTATGGGGCATGTTGTCGTTATTAACAAGCAGAAGCAGGAGAAACTCCTCACCCCCGAATTAAACTGGAATCCTATAACTAAAAAAGTATATACGGATAAGCATGTGGAAATTATCAGCCAGCTTTCCGGCGAAAAATTATATGGTTTGGGTTTAGATGCCAATCAGGACTTTTCTCAATACTCGATCCGAAAACCGACTGGTGTTTTTAATGTGGAAGGTGGTCCAGGTCTGTAA
- the recN gene encoding DNA repair protein RecN, whose amino-acid sequence MLSHLLIKNYALIDQLELTPDRELNIITGETGAGKSIMLGAIGLLMGNRADTRVLYNPEQKCVIEGVFGVSGYLIEQIFEDEELDYSDSCIVRREIGVSGKSRAFVNDTPVNLETLRRVTSQMMDIHSQHDSVLLGSNEYQLEIVDTYAQDDNLLRQYRVDYQTYRSKKATYDQLQSEASAMRKEFDYNNFLYEELTKAQLQPDEQESLEQELNILENAEEIKERLQLAYEYLDNTEQSVIDFLKGVVSNLTYISKLSDQYEQLLQRAQSSLIELRDLADEISTEQDHVDIDDARAETIRERLNLIYQLQTKHQAKDVAALIALRNELAQKVSKVLNLDDALADAKAQSDAAREQLQLSGQALSAARQFVLNPIETEIGGLLKELGMPNASLKIQSDTGKPTPTGIDTISFLFSANKGVKPQQLKNVASGGEFSRLMMAIKYILASKRSLPTIIFDEIDSGVSGEIAIKMGNMMRDMAHNHQIIAITHLHQIAGQGNAHYFVYKDHSASKTVSRIKKLTFDERVNEIAQMIGGNNPSASALKNAREILKQRATAVAK is encoded by the coding sequence ATGCTATCGCATTTACTGATTAAAAATTACGCCCTAATCGATCAACTCGAACTTACCCCTGACCGTGAATTAAACATCATTACGGGCGAAACTGGTGCCGGGAAATCCATTATGCTGGGAGCTATTGGCTTACTGATGGGTAACCGGGCTGACACTCGAGTGCTTTACAACCCCGAACAAAAGTGCGTCATTGAAGGTGTATTTGGGGTTTCGGGCTATTTGATCGAACAAATCTTCGAAGATGAAGAATTAGATTATTCCGATTCCTGCATTGTCCGGCGGGAAATTGGTGTAAGTGGCAAGTCACGGGCCTTTGTCAACGATACACCCGTTAATCTGGAAACGCTTCGGCGGGTGACGAGCCAGATGATGGATATTCACTCGCAGCACGACTCGGTGCTGCTTGGTTCGAATGAATATCAGTTAGAAATTGTTGACACCTACGCCCAGGACGACAACCTGCTCCGACAGTATCGCGTTGATTATCAAACGTATCGTTCAAAAAAGGCGACCTACGACCAGCTCCAGTCCGAAGCGTCTGCTATGCGGAAGGAGTTCGATTACAATAATTTTTTGTACGAAGAATTAACGAAGGCCCAGTTGCAGCCCGATGAGCAGGAGTCGCTGGAGCAGGAACTGAACATCCTCGAAAACGCGGAAGAAATTAAAGAGCGTCTTCAGTTAGCCTATGAATATCTGGATAATACGGAGCAATCAGTCATTGACTTTTTAAAAGGTGTAGTCAGCAATTTAACTTACATCAGCAAGTTGTCGGATCAGTATGAACAATTGCTGCAACGGGCTCAAAGCAGCCTTATTGAACTACGGGATCTGGCGGATGAAATTAGTACCGAACAGGATCATGTAGATATTGATGACGCCCGCGCTGAAACCATCCGCGAACGGCTGAATCTAATTTACCAACTCCAGACCAAGCATCAGGCTAAAGATGTTGCCGCCCTCATTGCCCTACGAAATGAGCTCGCTCAAAAAGTAAGCAAAGTGCTTAATTTAGACGATGCCCTTGCCGACGCGAAAGCTCAGTCAGACGCTGCCCGCGAACAGTTACAGCTTAGTGGCCAGGCTTTGTCAGCAGCCCGACAGTTTGTTTTAAACCCAATTGAAACAGAAATCGGTGGCCTGTTGAAAGAACTCGGTATGCCAAATGCCTCCTTAAAAATTCAGTCAGACACGGGCAAACCAACGCCAACAGGTATCGATACCATTTCGTTTCTGTTTAGTGCCAATAAAGGAGTCAAACCCCAGCAGTTGAAGAACGTGGCTTCTGGCGGAGAATTTTCGCGATTGATGATGGCGATTAAATATATTCTGGCCAGCAAACGATCGTTACCGACTATTATCTTTGATGAAATCGACAGCGGTGTTTCAGGAGAAATTGCAATCAAGATGGGCAATATGATGCGCGATATGGCTCATAATCACCAGATTATTGCGATTACGCACCTGCATCAGATTGCCGGACAGGGCAACGCTCATTACTTCGTTTACAAAGATCATTCGGCGTCTAAAACCGTCAGCCGAATCAAAAAACTTACCTTTGACGAACGGGTCAATGAAATTGCCCAGATGATCGGCGGAAATAATCCATCAGCAAGTGCTCTTAAAAACGCCCGCGAAATTTTAAAACAACGTGCTACTGCCGTAGCCAAATAA
- a CDS encoding SCO family protein — MLNLKSTIALKKPTSFYRNPKIGLVLLGLLLIGAGCNSGDDKLPILGQREAVTKTVDGKSVTDSVYHTIPDFKFVSQYGDTVTAKNLAGKIYVADFFFTSCPTICPKMKVQLKRVYERFKTNPDVALLSHTIDPAHDSVPVLKEFADNLGVSGRQWLFVTGDKEKIYDIGQTSYMVTAQQDSSAPGGVVHSGAFILVDKDRHIRGIYDGTTEAGVDKLMNDMDRLLAEYKQ, encoded by the coding sequence ATGTTAAATCTAAAATCAACAATAGCCTTAAAGAAGCCAACCAGTTTTTACAGAAACCCTAAAATCGGGTTAGTGCTATTAGGTCTCCTTCTGATTGGCGCTGGTTGTAATTCAGGTGATGATAAACTTCCCATTCTGGGCCAGCGGGAAGCTGTAACGAAAACTGTCGACGGTAAATCGGTAACTGATTCGGTCTATCACACAATTCCTGATTTCAAATTTGTCAGTCAATACGGTGATACGGTCACGGCCAAAAATTTAGCCGGCAAGATCTACGTAGCTGATTTTTTCTTTACATCCTGCCCAACGATCTGCCCTAAAATGAAGGTTCAGTTGAAGCGGGTCTATGAGCGATTCAAGACAAATCCAGATGTGGCTCTTTTATCGCACACCATCGATCCCGCCCATGATTCGGTGCCTGTTTTGAAAGAGTTTGCTGATAATCTCGGCGTATCGGGCCGCCAGTGGCTGTTTGTTACGGGTGATAAGGAAAAAATCTACGATATCGGCCAGACAAGTTATATGGTCACTGCTCAGCAGGATTCATCGGCACCGGGTGGTGTCGTACACAGTGGCGCCTTTATTCTGGTCGATAAGGACAGGCACATTCGGGGTATCTACGATGGCACGACCGAAGCAGGTGTTGATAAATTAATGAATGATATGGATCGGCTCCTGGCTGAGTATAAGCAATGA
- a CDS encoding viral A-type inclusion protein — MIKPILTISGLLVLSGLFWACGKSGEEAVKEAENGVFAIHDEVMPLIDDVMKTRKQLKARIAVLDSTQAAGSPSTTLRIDEERDQARQIVQKLTLADSLMMNWMSQYNNDTLAKLPSEDALRYLEQQKDQITDVKSKINNSLKEANQFLQKP; from the coding sequence ATGATTAAACCTATTCTTACGATTTCCGGATTACTGGTTCTGAGCGGATTGTTCTGGGCATGTGGCAAATCTGGCGAAGAAGCCGTCAAAGAAGCCGAAAATGGCGTCTTTGCCATTCATGACGAAGTGATGCCATTGATCGACGATGTGATGAAAACGCGTAAACAGCTTAAGGCACGCATTGCCGTACTTGACAGTACTCAGGCGGCTGGCTCTCCCTCAACCACGCTACGCATTGATGAAGAACGCGATCAGGCCCGGCAAATCGTCCAGAAACTGACGCTGGCCGATAGTCTTATGATGAACTGGATGAGCCAGTACAATAACGATACCCTTGCCAAACTGCCTTCAGAAGATGCACTACGCTATCTGGAACAGCAAAAAGATCAAATAACCGATGTTAAATCTAAAATCAACAATAGCCTTAAAGAAGCCAACCAGTTTTTACAGAAACCCTAA
- a CDS encoding c-type cytochrome → MKRFFGLSVVACLFVGSLSCQSEEEIKRERYITEGILIYKNNCANCHQNKGEGVAALYPPIAGSDYLVNKNEVYCLIRYGQQGAIVVNGKTYNRPMPPQPQLSDLEVAELITYIYSEWGGEKKLFDVKQISPILEQCKKSSTAQ, encoded by the coding sequence ATGAAACGATTTTTTGGTCTTTCTGTAGTAGCCTGCTTATTTGTCGGCAGTTTGTCCTGCCAGAGTGAAGAAGAGATTAAACGGGAGCGTTACATTACCGAAGGCATTCTAATTTATAAGAATAACTGTGCGAATTGCCACCAAAACAAGGGCGAAGGTGTAGCAGCGCTCTACCCGCCCATTGCCGGGTCTGATTATCTGGTTAATAAAAATGAGGTTTATTGTTTGATTCGGTACGGCCAGCAGGGCGCTATTGTGGTCAATGGTAAGACCTATAACCGACCCATGCCGCCACAACCTCAACTCAGTGACCTGGAAGTAGCCGAACTGATAACGTACATTTATAGTGAATGGGGTGGCGAAAAGAAACTGTTTGACGTTAAACAGATATCGCCAATTCTCGAACAGTGCAAAAAATCGTCAACTGCTCAATAA